A stretch of the Flavobacterium aquiphilum genome encodes the following:
- a CDS encoding winged helix-turn-helix transcriptional regulator: MKVIKKRSDCPISGTLDVFGDKWSFLIIRDLLFRKECTYGDFLKSAEGIATNILASRLVTLEENKIIEKLEHPTSKAKVLYKLTKKGIDLLPILIEIHLWFDKYGTTPEDIREMLELVKKDKVGFIENFTKRFEN, encoded by the coding sequence ATGAAAGTAATAAAAAAAAGATCAGATTGCCCTATTAGCGGCACTTTAGACGTGTTTGGCGACAAGTGGTCATTTTTGATTATCAGGGATTTATTATTTAGAAAAGAGTGCACTTATGGTGATTTCCTAAAGTCAGCCGAAGGAATTGCAACCAATATTTTGGCAAGCAGATTAGTTACTTTGGAAGAAAATAAAATAATAGAAAAACTAGAACATCCAACTAGTAAAGCCAAAGTATTGTATAAATTAACCAAAAAAGGAATTGATTTGCTGCCCATTTTAATTGAAATTCATCTGTGGTTTGATAAATATGGGACAACTCCGGAAGATATTCGTGAAATGCTTGAACTAGTAAAAAAAGATAAAGTTGGTTT
- a CDS encoding DoxX family protein, translated as MKKDKIIYWLSTALVTVGMLLSAYQYFNGTYMAEAYKQMGYPDFLRVEIGIAKIIGAIVLLLPVLPSKIKEWAYAGFGILFFSAALTHFLLKDPTERIITPLVFLMLLIVSNIYYSKVSTKNK; from the coding sequence ATGAAAAAAGATAAAATTATATACTGGTTATCTACTGCTTTAGTTACCGTAGGTATGTTATTAAGTGCTTATCAGTACTTTAATGGAACATATATGGCAGAAGCATACAAACAAATGGGATATCCTGATTTTTTAAGGGTAGAAATTGGTATCGCAAAAATAATTGGGGCAATTGTATTACTTTTACCTGTATTGCCTTCAAAAATTAAAGAATGGGCTTATGCGGGATTTGGTATCTTGTTTTTTTCAGCAGCACTTACACATTTTTTATTAAAGGATCCAACAGAAAGAATTATTACACCGCTTGTGTTTTTAATGCTTCTAATAGTATCTAACATTTATTATTCTAAAGTTAGCACAAAAAACAAGTAA
- a CDS encoding SDR family NAD(P)-dependent oxidoreductase, producing MKQNILVTGASSGFGLLIANKLHQNGYNVIGTSRNPEKYVAQLPFKMIALDLDSEQSISSFSERLFKEIPQLDILINNAGFYVSGIAEETPIELGRQQLETNFWGTIKVTNAVLPHFRKQKSGKIITVGSIVGLVAFPNAAYYAASKHALEGYFKSLRYELNEFNIDVAMIEPAAFKTNILENSTATINKIADYNSLRNKIKNFSDELFDKAEDPILVLNKVLKVIQKDKPKFRNIVGKGTTTLINLQHFAAGFLEKNVLKKLNNF from the coding sequence ATGAAACAAAATATTTTAGTTACCGGAGCGTCATCAGGATTTGGATTGTTAATCGCAAACAAACTGCATCAAAATGGTTATAATGTCATTGGCACAAGTAGAAATCCTGAAAAGTATGTGGCACAATTGCCCTTCAAAATGATTGCATTAGACCTTGATTCAGAGCAATCAATAAGCTCATTTTCAGAAAGACTTTTTAAAGAAATCCCTCAATTGGATATTTTGATTAACAATGCGGGTTTTTATGTATCAGGCATTGCCGAAGAAACACCTATTGAGTTGGGAAGACAACAATTGGAAACTAACTTTTGGGGAACCATCAAAGTAACCAACGCTGTATTACCCCATTTTAGAAAACAAAAATCTGGTAAAATTATTACCGTGGGGTCTATTGTTGGACTTGTGGCATTCCCTAATGCAGCCTACTATGCAGCATCCAAACACGCATTGGAGGGGTATTTTAAATCATTGCGATATGAATTGAACGAGTTCAATATTGACGTAGCAATGATTGAGCCTGCTGCATTTAAAACAAATATTTTAGAAAACTCTACTGCAACTATAAATAAAATAGCTGATTACAACTCTTTAAGAAATAAAATCAAAAATTTCTCTGACGAATTATTTGATAAGGCCGAAGATCCTATTTTGGTTCTAAATAAAGTGTTAAAAGTAATACAAAAAGACAAGCCAAAATTCAGAAACATCGTAGGAAAAGGGACTACGACTTTGATAAACCTACAACATTTTGCTGCTGGATTTTTAGAAAAAAATGTTCTTAAAAAATTAAATAATTTTTAA